The genomic stretch GGTCCTTCTACACAGCAAGGGGAAAAGTTATCCCTTCTCCCACATCCCCAGCCCACTCGAGGAAACAATCCCAGCCTATCCACAGACACTGCAGAGACTGCCACGAGAACCCCTGGGAGATGAGAACAGGGATTTGAGGCCAGTGAAGCTGGAAGTGCCTTTTTAAGGAGCTTTGGTTGTAAAAAGCAAGGGTTGGACGTGTCATCAACAATATTCCTACAATATTCCCATCATTAAGCCTGAGTTGCTCATCTGGGTCCCACTGTCAGGGATGCTACATAAAATCCTGCCAGTCATCATTCCTTGTTTCAGGAGCCAAAAATTCCAACTCAGCTGCCGATGGATAAGGAACCCCTCAGGGTCTATGGATACACCGTTGTCTATGTGAGCAAAACTCTCCTGTCGAGTTACAAAGGACTCAGAACAGGAAAAAACCTCAACTAAGCAGCCAAACTAAACCCGAAATTAAACAGAAATCCCACAAACATTCAATAGATACAATTAAATTTCAGGGCAACCCACTGTCATTGGTTCACCATATTTGGCCTAGAGTAAGCAGACTGTTCCAGGCCTGTCCCAGGAGCTCAGCTGGGCCTCAGAGTTTGCTCAGGACACTTCCAGAAGCcccaggaggtgacagagcagTGAGGGGACAGGTCCCACCCGCAGGGAGTTCTTATTGCTACAGAGCGACAGCGTCAGGTCTGACACGGGCACGGGGCTCAGCCTCAGCTCTGGGCATTGCCAGGGGATGCCAGGGACCCGAGGCCATGGAGTAGCAGAGGAaagctcagcaggagcaggcagacaCTGAACACCCTCCCCACGCTGATCTCACAGGACATTTGCTCCTCCACTGGCAGCTTCCCCTCCGccgcctccctccctgctggaaCCCGGCTGAGGGATGCACTGAGAGCTGGCAAGGGCTTGCTGCTGGTGATGAGTGGGaggatggggaggaaaagcctcTGTGAACCCTCCTggagggctctgggcaggaacCTGGCACTTCCCACCCCTACACCCAGTTCCTTTTCTCTTGGCAAGGTCCAGCCAAGTGTTTCTGGAGCGAGCTCCACTCTGCAGCCTTGTCTTCAACAACAGGGCTCAAAACACCTTCCCCTCAGACCCctcccagaggagcagagctctTCTCCCTGAAGAGATTGCCCAGAATCTGCCTTTagtatctttttatttttttcccattactCCCAATTACTGCATAGGGAACAGCTTGTCCCTTCTGGTGTGAATGCTCACAGGAGCCCCTGCCTCTCCCTCAGCCAAGAGGTGCCATCAGAGAGATCCAAGCCcctcctcagcacagagcagcactcCAGACATGGAGcaccttcctggctgctctttTAATGTCTTTTGCTTCACCAGTAACATGGTGCTGCCTAGAAATGCCCAGGGcactgtgggagcagcaggaggttcCAGTCCCCTGTCCTGTGCTCACCATGGCCAGAGTGGAACTGGTCCCTCTGAGCAGACTGCCACCAACACAAACATTTTTTGGTAATTCCTTCCCATGCTAAACCTTCTGGGTTATTGCAGACAGTTGGAGAATAACCACCCAACCCACCTGAGCCATCTCACTGGACACCCCAATGCCACCATTTATAGCTCAAGTCATTTCCAGAAGTGTCTCCCCTCTATTTTCAGTCATTCCCAAGTTCTGAGAGCATCTGCTGCAAATTCATTTGCAAAAGTCACAAAAGGGTCAAgactccctgagctgctgctggacatCATGTCTGCCCAGCAAGCACAGATAAACCAGTGCAGGTGGTTTGTGTGGACACTTAAACCAGTTCAGCTCAAAGTTCAACTGGCTTAACCAGCAATGAAGGAACAACTGAGTTAGACAAAACCTGAGCCCACAGTCAGCTTTCACAGAAAGTTTTGCAGATTGCAAAACCCACCCACAGCAGTTTCCTCAGCACAGACAGAGAGCTTGGACAGAAAGTTCACCTCCATCTCAACTCAACCCAGGTGCAAGACACCAGGTCCATCCTGCAAGCCAAACACAACCACTGCCTACTGAGAGGCAGGAGACAGCTCCTTCCTGacctcctggctgctgcatcCACACAGAAACAACCTCCTCAAGAGCTCTGCCTCTATCCCACCCTCTTCAGTAACAAGGATGTTCAGACAGGCCCTTCCCTCTTGGGGTTCACCTGGTGGTGCTTGTTCCCACCTGAAGGTCAGAACGCTCTCAAAGCAAACTGTGAAGCCAGGAAGGGTCTGCAAGGTCAGGCACAgtcagcagcaggaacaggtgGGTGCCTGGAGGCCACAAACCATTCCTGCACCCTAACACATTTCACAAGAGAgattaaagaaaaccaacaaGCAGAAGGCAAGTTCTCAACATGACCCACCAGAGGATGATCCCAGTTCTGAGGACTTCTCCTCCCAGCTCAAAGGGAGCAGAACctcacagcagccctggccaaACTCAGAGCCTCTCCTGagcagtgtcccagcccaggaCCAGCAGTGCTCCCTACAGCaccctggctgctcctcaccTCTGGGGCACCACAGAGCAGGAACAGAGAGCTTCCAAATTTCAGACCTTGGTAAAGTACTTTTGCTCCTCAGAATGTGAATTCAAGCctggaagaaggaagaggagcaAAAGTTTGGCATTTAAGGTAATTGCATGTGCTCCAGATGTGCTTCTCTGCTTTTACTGAGGCCCAAGTGACCCAGAGAGAGCCTGGAGCAGGCCCAGCACAAACAGCTCCAATGAGCTGGGCACCCTGCAGCCATGTGCAAGTCAGGAAAAGCTGCACCTTCCTGCACTGAGTCTCTGGAGAAGGGGCTGCCCAAGCAGCCCCTCTCCTCACCACCTCTGAGAATGCTCCACTTTAGGCCTTTAGGTTTTCTCTTGCTTTTGCAGCAGTTGAGTTTTTAAGTCTTTGGGAGAATCTCATCTGCCTGACATCACTGCTTAACACCCATCATTAGTGCAACTACAACTGAAGTTGCCTCagaggggcagtttttgggatgggggagagggCCAGTCCATCCCTCTCTTTGGTCAGCACCACCAGAAGACCCCAGTTCTGGTGCCAAACCCACAGTgtgagaagggaaaggggaggtGGGATGGGAGGTAGGGGTGGCTGTGGCCTTCCTGCATGCATGCCCTCAGTCTGCACCACTGCTGGGCACAAATCCCTGCACTTTGCCCAACTCTCAGCTCCAGGGATTTACAGCTGTGCTAACTCTGCTCACTTCTTACCCTTGATGCCTCATACAATGTGAGCCCAAGTTCACAAATTCCACAGAAATCATCTACATGTCCCTTagcaaaggagagctggggGCTGGAGCTCTCTTTCCAAAGGAATCCAAGGACTTTGCATGTTCCCCTGAGCATCAAAGAGTTCCCAGGGTGTCAGGTGAGCCTCACAAAAAGGTGTAACGTGCCATtaggagaaggagctgccaatCCTGATCCCTGTGCCATCAGCTGAGCTGTGTGGTAccctctgtgcccacagctaaTCCTGTTTGGAGCCACGTGTTCCTGCTGTCAGGTACCAGTGGGCCTGGCACACATCTCACTCACTCAGGGTTCATTTCTGTCTGCCACAGGTTTCTCCTGCCCTGAAAACTGCTGTGCTATCACTGGTGGCTGGGCATGCAGGATTTGTAcaggagaaaacaaaagcagcaagaaggaaagctgGCCCTACAAGCAACCCCTCCATCAGCCACTGACAGGGAAATCAGGAGTCCAGGAGCCTCTGCCTTGGCAGCTCCTGTTCATGTGGCAGGCTGTGTGCTTTAGGCAAAAACTTAACATTTTAGGAGACAATGGTTTTGGTCTGATGGCAGTAACAGTGCTGAGAGGTCAACCCAAACACCAGCCTCAAGGCAATGGAAGGCTGAAAGGGCTGGAAAGGGCAAGAGAGCTGGTGCCAAGGTCTGTCCTTGTGAGCCTGGCGTGGGGAAGGGTCCAGTGTGCAAACTGTGCCCCTGagtgctgtggcagtgcagtgTCAGGGAGTGCCTGTGAGGTTCAAGGCATCTGCACACAAAGCCTGAGAGATTGGGTTTGCTATTTCTCATGTCTTGCAACTTGCACCTTCTCctacagccagagctgggcaggtgggatCCTGGTGTAACATCTGCtcaacagcagcactgcagagaggGTCTCCAGTTTCCCCCTGCATTGCCAGCCACCAGCAaactccctgtgctgctgaagggCTCCAGCCTGCTCTCAGCAGGACCAGCCCCTCCTCCTGACCCTCCCACACCACTGGGAccacagctccagagctcctggaagcaccagaggctgatgaaaaaagaagaatttgcttCAGTTTTCCTCCAGGAGACAAGTCCCAGCAGTGAAAAATGCACAGTTTGGCACCAGAGGTTGGGAATTGTCCAAGAGGCACCAAAGCTGGCAGAGCCTgtccagcagcccaggagctgtgcctgcaggagctctggccttggggacagcagAGTGACTGAGATGGTTTGGGGTTATGGGGATCTCTAATTGCATTTGGGGTGAGCCAGCTCCGTGTGAACGTTTCGGGGCCCGTGGCCTTCCTGGCCAGAACAGGTCAGCAACAGAACAAGTAGTGTAATGCACTGTAGGTATCAAAAAGACATTCGTGCCACTAGAGGAAACCATTCCAAACAAAAAGGGGAAGATATTCTTTGCACTCAATCAGGAGCACTTACATTCAGAAGGATCTTTGAGCCCATGCACTTCTCTAAGCTTCCTTCAAACCCCAGTTTGACAAAACTGGTGAGCTTTGTTCCCCTGAAAAATCATACACCTTGGTTTGTCCTTGGCCTTGGGAAGGGTGGTTTGTGTGTCACTGAGACACTTTTCAACAAAAATCTTTAGGTACAAGGGTTCTCTGGCAGACCTGACAAGCTCACTGGTGACCCACAGCCACCTGTGCTGTcgccatttgcttttcttggTTTCTAGGCTTTGCCACATAAACAACTGCTGTGGTTCCCATAAGAACATTATTAAATTGCAAATGGACTACTCTAGAACAAGTCTGAGAACACTTGATGTacaaaattcacagaaaagATAATTAACACCGGGAGTTCAGAAAAGAAGTTCTGctgtaaaaaaatataaagccaAGAAACGTAACAACTTCTGACAGTTTCTGCCATGAACCATTTCTCTTAGTTTGAAATCAAACTTGTAATCACTTGCTGCCATGTTAAACTCAAAACTAGGAGTAAAGAAAGAGGAGTAACTTTTggtttttgggaaaaaaaaggatatggaaaggttaaaaataaaattaagaatcAAAAACCTTAAAGCCTCCCTTCCTGATTTCTAAAGATGCCGGTGTTGATGGAACACAGCTGCCCTGATTCACGCACCATGCCAAGAAGGCTGCAGCCAAGTGCCCTCAAGGTGTACAGTTATTCAAAGGAGCAAAGTCCAGTGCAGAACTGGTCTGGTCAATGGAGTCTGATTATCCATGGCAAGATGGCCCAGGGGACAAGAGGAAAGGTGGGGTGGAggagaaacaaaagaaactTCAAGTCACTTTAGATCTCAGCTGCCTGAAGACTTTAGAACATCAGCCTCCCATTCGTCTGCCCActtgaaaacattaaaaagtcTGTCAAGTCCACACACTATCTATGGAAAGGAGCACATTCCTGGCAGAGGGCTGTCTCTCTCCTGTGCTCAGCTTTCCTTTCAAacttaattttatatatatttatatttttatatatatataaaaaagcaCTTGGTTTCCAGGGGCATTCATAATGAGGTCCACAGTGTTTAGaacttaaatttctttttctttgtttggaaCAGTgttttaaagttttgttttaattaaaacaaagtcTTAAAGCATGTTGGACTTCAAAAACATGAGTTTGTTCATGTCTTCTGGACTGAGTAGCCGCCTCCTTTTGATCAAGAGTGCCTGCTCACACATATTTACACATTCGCTCCTGGCACCCACAGCAGGCACTGCTAAGAGCCAAAAGGCCAGCTTGGCTAGTTTCGTATGCTTTTGGGTAACACACGACCAGTACTGAAACAGGTCAGGGGTGGCCTGGAAGAGAGGTTCTTGCAAATAATCATAGACTTCACTTTTCCCAAACCAATCTTCTTCCTGAGCTGTTGCGGCCTCCCCTGCTGCACGAGGCTTCTTGGTTGAAGGTTCAAATTCTGCTTCTTCTGCCCAGGACTCTTTCACCTCATTGAtgagctcacagaccttgccaATGATCTCTTCGTGCTGGTAGGGCGGGACGGGCCGCAGCTTCTGCTGAGGGTCCAAGATCATGGCTACCTTGTGTGCCGAGTGAACTTTGAAGTTCTCCTTCAGCGCCTCCAAGAAGAGGTGACAGAGTTTGCTGACCACGCCAGCATCGTTGGCTTTGGAAGTGAAGAGTTTCTCCAGTTTGACGTAGGtgggcagcaccagctgcagcGTGGGCCGGCTCTCGTTGCTCAGCTCGATCACGGCCTGTTTCACCGGCGCCAGGATGGCTGCCAGGTTGCTGAGCAGGTGTTTGTTCAGGTTTTGGATGAGGTTCATCTTCTTGGCCCTGCTGTAGAACTCGCAGATCTGCTCGTAGCGCTCGTGGACGAGCAGCAGGGAGTCAGTGACCGAGTTCCAGCAGGGCGGCGGGGAGGTCTCTTCCAGGGAGCCAAAGGTCTCCTTTGAGAGGCCCGTGGACCCCGCCAGGTCTTCACAGACATTCAGGAGCTCGATCACCTCATGCATGTTGCGAGCCTGTAGCGTTCTCTTGTTGAGCACGCTCTGCACCACCGAGTTCAAGGCACAGGCCGAGCAGCGCAGGCACATGCCCGCCTTGGAGAACGCCGAGGAGTTGACCTTGCAGTCTGTCACGTACACCGTCCTGATCTCCGACATCACAAACTCCGACAGCACGTTCTGCACCCAGTGGTGGATGAAATCACCGTTGTCTCGAAGGTCCACGCCCTTAATGCCCAGGACGTAGCTCTTGATGTGGTTGCCTTCCACCTGGTAGGCGGTGAGGATGTAGCAGGAGTCGGGGCCGACGCTCTGCGAGTGGCAGGTGACCCCGATGCCGAGGCAGGCGTTGCTGCCCAGGGCGCAGGTGACTTTCACCTTCACCTGGTTGTACATCCGAGGCAGGTGCTTCAGAGCCAGGGTGTTGAAGTTGCCCAGGATCTCGGTGACGGAGAAGGCACCGTAGCGAGCCCCGCTGTCCACCAGCGTCTGCGCCAGCTTGATGAACTCCTTGCCGCTGAGCACGCTGAGCGCGCCCAGGTCGGTGCA from Agelaius phoeniceus isolate bAgePho1 chromosome 21, bAgePho1.hap1, whole genome shotgun sequence encodes the following:
- the ZNF618 gene encoding zinc finger protein 618 isoform X11 — encoded protein: MNQPDGSAPAAAAAAAQAEESNSSGRRSSSSRECLKRSPQSPKAEGSDSVTSQSSPSEEAGMMTEVKVKTEVPDDYIEEVIWQDDTKDSKKNIKDGPGDVPAEICVVIGGVRNQQTLGSYECGICGKKYKYYNCFQTHVRAHRDTEAASGEGASQGNNFRYTCDICGKKYKYYSCFQEHRDLHAVDVFSVEGAPENRADPYDQAVIAADEVKEEEPEPFQKIGPKTGNYTCEFCGKQYKYYTPYQEHVALHAPIKFSRSPLFVAVKTQTSQSSKKSPASINRCSSLLHRAPSGVPPASQAQMFRAPNSSSPGSKAITAESAFSRRVEGKVQNNFEETNSNSQNSSAGHSGTEKPKEKRCKQNPSETASPLISNPFPLLQKPYTCGACGIQFQFYNNLLEHMQSHAADNENNIASSQQPRSPLPVVEEKWKPQLQRNNANNTPASGSLGNSAIPEKERQNIAERLLRVMCTDLGALSVLSGKEFIKLAQTLVDSGARYGAFSVTEILGNFNTLALKHLPRMYNQVKVKVTCALGSNACLGIGVTCHSQSVGPDSCYILTAYQVEGNHIKSYVLGIKGVDLRDNGDFIHHWVQNVLSEFVMSEIRTVYVTDCKVNSSAFSKAGMCLRCSACALNSVVQSVLNKRTLQARNMHEVIELLNVCEDLAGSTGLSKETFGSLEETSPPPCWNSVTDSLLLVHERYEQICEFYSRAKKMNLIQNLNKHLLSNLAAILAPVKQAVIELSNESRPTLQLVLPTYVKLEKLFTSKANDAGVVSKLCHLFLEALKENFKVHSAHKVAMILDPQQKLRPVPPYQHEEIIGKVCELINEVKESWAEEAEFEPSTKKPRAAGEAATAQEEDWFGKSEVYDYLQEPLFQATPDLFQYWSCVTQKHTKLAKLAFWLLAVPAVGARSECVNMCEQALLIKRRRLLSPEDMNKLMFLKSNML
- the ZNF618 gene encoding zinc finger protein 618 isoform X12; the encoded protein is MNQPDGSAPAAAAAAAQAEESNSSGRRSSSSRECLKRSPQSPKAEGSDSVTSQSSPSEEAGMMTEVKVKTEVPDDYIEEVIWQDDTKDSKKNIKDGPGDVPAEICVVIGGVRNQQTLDGKAVERDSSVGYTRNRYSGTWIFDHALRYTSGSYECGICGKKYKYYNCFQTHVRAHRDTEAASGEGASQGSAPLAAEREKKPLSRAVFVLPWVESTETNNFRYTCDICGKKYKYYSCFQEHRDLHAVDVFSVEGAPENRADPYDQAVIAADEVKEEEPEPFQKIGPKTGNYTCEFCGKQYKYYTPYQEHVALHAPIKFSRSPLFVAVKTQTSQSSKKSPASINRCSSLLHRAPSGVPPASQAQMFRAPNSSSPGSKAITAESAFSRRVEGKVQNNFEETNSNSQNSSADNENNIASSQQPRSPLPVVEEKWKPQLQRNNANNTPASGSLGNSAIPEKERQNIAERLLRVMCTDLGALSVLSGKEFIKLAQTLVDSGARYGAFSVTEILGNFNTLALKHLPRMYNQVKVKVTCALGSNACLGIGVTCHSQSVGPDSCYILTAYQVEGNHIKSYVLGIKGVDLRDNGDFIHHWVQNVLSEFVMSEIRTVYVTDCKVNSSAFSKAGMCLRCSACALNSVVQSVLNKRTLQARNMHEVIELLNVCEDLAGSTGLSKETFGSLEETSPPPCWNSVTDSLLLVHERYEQICEFYSRAKKMNLIQNLNKHLLSNLAAILAPVKQAVIELSNESRPTLQLVLPTYVKLEKLFTSKANDAGVVSKLCHLFLEALKENFKVHSAHKVAMILDPQQKLRPVPPYQHEEIIGKVCELINEVKESWAEEAEFEPSTKKPRAAGEAATAQEEDWFGKSEVYDYLQEPLFQATPDLFQYWSCVTQKHTKLAKLAFWLLAVPAVGARSECVNMCEQALLIKRRRLLSPEDMNKLMFLKSNML
- the ZNF618 gene encoding zinc finger protein 618 isoform X13; the encoded protein is MNQPDGSAPAAAAAAAQAEESNSSGRRSSSSRECLKRSPQSPKAEGSDSVTSQSSPSEEAGMMTEVKVKTEVPDDYIEEVIWQDDTKDSKKNIKDGPGDVPAEICVVIGGVRNQQTLDGKAVERDSSVGYTRNRYSGTWIFDHALRYTSGSYECGICGKKYKYYNCFQTHVRAHRDTEAASGEGASQGSAPLAAEREKKPLSRAVFVLPWVESTETNNFRYTCDICGKKYKYYSCFQEHRDLHAVDVFSVEGAPENRADPYDQAVIAADEVKEEEPEPFQKIGPKTGNYTCEFCGKQYKYYTPYQEHVALHAPIKFSRSPLFVAVKTQTSQSSKKSPASINRCSSLLHRAPSGVPPASQAQMFRAPNSSSPGSKAITESAFSRRVEGKVQNNFEETNSNSQNSSADNENNIASSQQPRSPLPVVEEKWKPQLQRNNANNTPASGSLGNSAIPEKERQNIAERLLRVMCTDLGALSVLSGKEFIKLAQTLVDSGARYGAFSVTEILGNFNTLALKHLPRMYNQVKVKVTCALGSNACLGIGVTCHSQSVGPDSCYILTAYQVEGNHIKSYVLGIKGVDLRDNGDFIHHWVQNVLSEFVMSEIRTVYVTDCKVNSSAFSKAGMCLRCSACALNSVVQSVLNKRTLQARNMHEVIELLNVCEDLAGSTGLSKETFGSLEETSPPPCWNSVTDSLLLVHERYEQICEFYSRAKKMNLIQNLNKHLLSNLAAILAPVKQAVIELSNESRPTLQLVLPTYVKLEKLFTSKANDAGVVSKLCHLFLEALKENFKVHSAHKVAMILDPQQKLRPVPPYQHEEIIGKVCELINEVKESWAEEAEFEPSTKKPRAAGEAATAQEEDWFGKSEVYDYLQEPLFQATPDLFQYWSCVTQKHTKLAKLAFWLLAVPAVGARSECVNMCEQALLIKRRRLLSPEDMNKLMFLKSNML
- the ZNF618 gene encoding zinc finger protein 618 isoform X15; its protein translation is MNQPDGSAPAAAAAAAQAEESNSSGRRSSSSRECLKRSPQSPKAEGSDSVTSQSSPSEEAGMMTEVKVKTEVPDDYIEEVIWQDDTKDSKKNIKDGPGDVPAEICVVIGGVRNQQTLGSYECGICGKKYKYYNCFQTHVRAHRDTEAASGEGASQGNNFRYTCDICGKKYKYYSCFQEHRDLHAVDVFSVEGAPENRADPYDQAVIAADEVKEEEPEPFQKIGPKTGNYTCEFCGKQYKYYTPYQEHVALHAPIKFSRSPLFVAVKTQTSQSSKKSPASINRCSSLLHRAPSGVPPASQAQMFRAPNSSSPGSKAITESAFSRRVEGKVQNNFEETNSNSQNSSAGHSGTEKPKEKRCKQNPSETASPLISNPFPLLQKPYTCGACGIQFQFYNNLLEHMQSHAADNENNIASSQQPRSPLPVVEEKWKPQLQRNNANNTPASGSLGNSAIPEKERQNIAERLLRVMCTDLGALSVLSGKEFIKLAQTLVDSGARYGAFSVTEILGNFNTLALKHLPRMYNQVKVKVTCALGSNACLGIGVTCHSQSVGPDSCYILTAYQVEGNHIKSYVLGIKGVDLRDNGDFIHHWVQNVLSEFVMSEIRTVYVTDCKVNSSAFSKAGMCLRCSACALNSVVQSVLNKRTLQARNMHEVIELLNVCEDLAGSTGLSKETFGSLEETSPPPCWNSVTDSLLLVHERYEQICEFYSRAKKMNLIQNLNKHLLSNLAAILAPVKQAVIELSNESRPTLQLVLPTYVKLEKLFTSKANDAGVVSKLCHLFLEALKENFKVHSAHKVAMILDPQQKLRPVPPYQHEEIIGKVCELINEVKESWAEEAEFEPSTKKPRAAGEAATAQEEDWFGKSEVYDYLQEPLFQATPDLFQYWSCVTQKHTKLAKLAFWLLAVPAVGARSECVNMCEQALLIKRRRLLSPEDMNKLMFLKSNML